Genomic window (Bacillus pumilus):
CTCATGACCGTAGGCGGCGATTTTAAGCCTAGTTTTTTTTCATTTAGCGTATATAAATGACTGGATACTACTTTGCCGTATGGCGGATATGTATGTTCATCTTGATATATTTTGATTCTCAGACGTAATTCACTGATGGTTTGCGTCATTTTAACATCAAGCAGTTTCACTGTTGGTTTTTTTTCGACGTCTGTGAGGACATAAATATATTCTCCCCCGCCTTCAAAGGATGTAGACGGTACATCATGTAAATACCTTGGTGACAAGCGCTTAAAGTCGATGACGTACTTCTGGTAAACCGGTGTGTCTGCTTCTTTTGTTTCAATCGGCAAAAGACCGTTTGTTGCTTTTTGAAATTCCTCAATCGCTGTTTGCACACTTTGTAGCTGCTCCTCGTATGGCACCCGGTTTTCAGCTTTGCGATTCTCTGGATACAGACATCCCGTTAGTAAAATTAGTGCTAATAACATAACACTGACTTTTGCTTTGATCATCACATTCTTCCTTTTTCTTTATTCATTGACCGGCCCGCTAAATACAACTAAAAACACAATGATACCTGATACGAGCATCAGGCTGTATGCGACGGTCGAGGCTGCTATTTTAAGAAACCGGCTTTTCAGCTTAAATCGACTGAAATAAATGGTTACTACGGCCAAAAACATGAGCCCCATTGAACCAAGCGCAAACCACATCTTGATTAAAGCAAAACTCATCGTGCCTGTCCCCCTTCAAAACGAACAAATTGTAAGCGTTTATATTTCATTCTAAACCAAAAATAAGGTAAATATCAATCATTTTTCCAATCATTCAGAAAAAAGCGCATAAAAAAACTGAAGCAAAGAGGGGGACTCCGCTTCAGTCATTAGGTCGACTATTTTTCCTCATTCTGTAGAGGCAAAGCTCTACTCAAACTTCATTGCTATGTTATGCAAGTCTTCCCCTTCTTGCATCCTCTACATGCCTAAGTTCAGTCTTCCATTTATTTTGTTTGATTTTCAAACATGTTCACAAGGTCTTCCATTTCATGTGTTTTCACACGTGCCATCAATGATTCTACAGCATCGCCCACCTTTTTCCCTTCAAACAGAACGTGGTAAAGCGCCTCTGTAATCGGCATGCTGACCTTGTATTCTTTGGAGAGTTGATAAGCACCTTTTGTTGTACGGACGCCTTCGACGACCATTCCCATTTTTTCAAGCACTTCTTCAAGCTTATACCCTTTACCTAGCAGATTTCCACAGCGCCAGTTACGCGAATGAACACTTGTACATGTCACGATCAAATCTCCAACGCCCGTTAATCCGGCAAATGTAAGAGGGTTTCCGCCCATTTTTGTACCGAGACGTGCGATTTCAGCAAGTCCTCTTGTGATGAGCGCTGCTTTTGCATTGTCACCATATCCAAGTCCGTCTGTGATCCCTGCGGCAAGAGCAATGATATTTTTCAATGCTCCGCCAATTTCAACACCAATCACATCAGGATTTGTGTACACTCTAAAGTTGTTATTCATAAACAAATCTTGAACAAATTGAGCCGATTCAATATTTTCTGATGAAACAGTGACGGTTGTCGGATGACGCAAGCCTACTTCCTCTGCATGACTCGGCCCTGATAAGACAACGACAGCTTCTCTTTTCTCATCTGGGACTTCTTGTTCAATCATTTGAGAAATTCTAAGAAGTGTATCTGGTTCAATTCCTTTACTCACATGAACAAACGGAACTTTCGATGTGATCAGTTCATTTGCCCGCTTCAATACTTCGCGAATGGCCTTTGTTGGTACAGCGACAATAATAGCGTCTGTCCCTTCTAAAGCCTGCTTCATATCTGTCGTCGCCTGAATAGACGCTGGCAGTTCGACATTTGGCAAGTAATCATGATTTTCATGCTTCTCATTGATTTGATCAATGAGCTCTTGTCTATGTCCCCACATGTGTACATCATGATGATTATCAGCTAATACAAGCGCAAGAGCTGTTCCCCAGCTTCCTGCTCCTAGTACTGAAATTTTCTTCATTCTGCTCACCCTTTTTATTTTCTCGCTCTCGCAAATATTTTAATCGGTGTTCCTTCAAAACCAAATGCATCGCGAATGCGGTTTTCTAGGAAACGTTCGTAAGAAAAGTGCATAAGCTCAGGATCGTTTACAAACACAACAAAGGACGGAGGCTTAATGGCCACCTGTGTCGCATAGTAAATTTTCAGACGCTGTCCATTATGAGTCGGGGTTGGATTCATTGCTACTGCATCCATGATGATATCGTTCAAAATATTTGTTTGAACGCGCATCGCATGATTTTCACTAGCTGTAATAATGGATGGCATTAACGTATGAATTCTCTTTTTCGTGAGAGCTGACATAAATAAGACAGGTGCATAATCAAGGAATTGAAAATGCTCGCGGATGTTTTGCTCAAATTCCTTCATCGTACGCTCATCTTTTTCAACAACATCCCATTTGTTCACAATGATCACAACGGCTTTACCAGCTTCATGTGCATAACCTGCAATACGTTTATCCTGTTCAATAATGCCTTCTTCACCGTCAAGAACAACAGCGACAACATCAGAACGATCAATGGCTTTTAATGCACGAAGCACGCTGTATTTCTCTGTTGTTTCATATACTTTTCCTTTTTTCCTCATACCTGCTGTATCGACAATGACAAAGTCACGCTGATTGTACGTAAACATCGTATCCACAGCATCTCTTGTCGTACCAGCGATATTGCTCACAATGACACGGTCTTCTCCAAGCATTGCATTCACTAAAGAGGATTTCCCTACATTCGGGCGCCCAATTAAGCAGAACTGAACGACTTCTTCAGCATACTGTGTATCCGGTAAGTTTTTGAAGTGTTCTGCGACAGCATCCAGCAGATCACCTAGACCTAATCCGTGCGTTCCAGAAATCGGATACGGCTCGCCAAATCCTAGTGCATAAAAGTCATACACGTCGCTTCTCATTTCAGGGTTGTCCAGTTTATTGACAGCAAGTACAACTGGCTTTTTCGTGCGATATAAAATTTTTGCGACTTCTTCATCAGCAGATGTGACGCCATCTCGGCCATTTACCATAAAGATGATGACATCCGCTTCATCCATTGCGATTTCTGCCTGATGGCGAATTTGAGCTAAAAATGGCTCATCTCCAATATCAATTCCACCAGTATCTATTAAATTAAAGTCATAATTTAACCATTCAGCAGAGCTATAGATTCGATCTCTTGTTACACCAGGTGTGTCTTCTACAATCGATATTCTTTCGCCTGCGATTCGATTAAAAATTGTAGATTTTCCAACGTTGGGCCTTCCAACAATGGCTACGACAGGTTTACCCATAGTACCCTTCCTTTCAATCCAGCCGCGATTCAATATGTTCATCATCATGTTTCAACCGGGATTTAAAATTTTCATTCAGTTTTATGAAATAAACCCTTCAAACATGAAGGGTTCAACTTATATATTATATCAATTTTTAATCAGACCACAATGAATAACTTAAAAATGTTTGACAATCAAGTAAAGATCTTCACCAATTCCGTGTGCAATTCCATCTAAAATGGCCTCTAAATTCATGGCATACATGTCAAGCTCTTCTTTATTTTCACAGAAGAAAACGGCTGTTCCGCCAATGACCCGCTCTTTATTTGTTGTGGCCACAGCGAGTATAAATTGTTCAATGGTGTTCGCCATGTCTTATTACCTCACTTTCTTTTTAATGAAATCTGTCGGCATTCTAATGGCATTTTCTAAAATCGGAACCTCTTCTAATACACGGACAGCCAAATCTTCACGATACCATTGCGGTAAAATGAACACGCCAAGTGTCCCATTATTTAGATCACGTTTGGCGAGCGGACAGAGAGATGGTTCACCAGAATCGCGATACACACCAAGCACGTTGGATAAATCAAATAAAATCGCTTGCCGCTGACCAAGGTTGGCAATCGTTGTGGCTGAGTTAAAATTTTTTGGTGTCAATATAAAGCCCATTCCATGCTCTAATATGAGCTTTTGCTTTTCAGGCAGGCCGATATTCATGATGTAAATATCATTCACATAAAGCCCTGCGCCGTCAAAGCGAAGCTCCCCTTTTTGTATGTTGACGATATCCTTTAATTGGCTGCCAGACATTAATAGCTTTGCCATGAAAAAACAAAGAATACCGACCACTGTCCCAACAACGAGCGAGAAGAAAATACAGGCTGTGGTTGTAATAAGTGCAGTGAGAATGGCAATATAATTCCGGCTCTCAAAGGCAATGGCAATGCCTTCAATATATGTACTACCTCTTGAGACAAGCTCATACGAATCCAATTGG
Coding sequences:
- a CDS encoding YIEGIA family protein, with protein sequence MTNYTFPVIIGVIFGMAARLYMLRTDYRQYPTYIHGQVIHIALGFIASGLGAIIMPALIQEEFTAITFLTLAATQFRDVRNMERNTLTQLDSYELVSRGSTYIEGIAIAFESRNYIAILTALITTTACIFFSLVVGTVVGILCFFMAKLLMSGSQLKDIVNIQKGELRFDGAGLYVNDIYIMNIGLPEKQKLILEHGMGFILTPKNFNSATTIANLGQRQAILFDLSNVLGVYRDSGEPSLCPLAKRDLNNGTLGVFILPQWYREDLAVRVLEEVPILENAIRMPTDFIKKKVR
- a CDS encoding DUF2768 domain-containing protein; protein product: MSFALIKMWFALGSMGLMFLAVVTIYFSRFKLKSRFLKIAASTVAYSLMLVSGIIVFLVVFSGPVNE
- a CDS encoding capping complex subunit for YIEGIA, whose translation is MANTIEQFILAVATTNKERVIGGTAVFFCENKEELDMYAMNLEAILDGIAHGIGEDLYLIVKHF
- the der gene encoding ribosome biogenesis GTPase Der — translated: MGKPVVAIVGRPNVGKSTIFNRIAGERISIVEDTPGVTRDRIYSSAEWLNYDFNLIDTGGIDIGDEPFLAQIRHQAEIAMDEADVIIFMVNGRDGVTSADEEVAKILYRTKKPVVLAVNKLDNPEMRSDVYDFYALGFGEPYPISGTHGLGLGDLLDAVAEHFKNLPDTQYAEEVVQFCLIGRPNVGKSSLVNAMLGEDRVIVSNIAGTTRDAVDTMFTYNQRDFVIVDTAGMRKKGKVYETTEKYSVLRALKAIDRSDVVAVVLDGEEGIIEQDKRIAGYAHEAGKAVVIIVNKWDVVEKDERTMKEFEQNIREHFQFLDYAPVLFMSALTKKRIHTLMPSIITASENHAMRVQTNILNDIIMDAVAMNPTPTHNGQRLKIYYATQVAIKPPSFVVFVNDPELMHFSYERFLENRIRDAFGFEGTPIKIFARARK
- a CDS encoding NAD(P)H-dependent glycerol-3-phosphate dehydrogenase, which codes for MKKISVLGAGSWGTALALVLADNHHDVHMWGHRQELIDQINEKHENHDYLPNVELPASIQATTDMKQALEGTDAIIVAVPTKAIREVLKRANELITSKVPFVHVSKGIEPDTLLRISQMIEQEVPDEKREAVVVLSGPSHAEEVGLRHPTTVTVSSENIESAQFVQDLFMNNNFRVYTNPDVIGVEIGGALKNIIALAAGITDGLGYGDNAKAALITRGLAEIARLGTKMGGNPLTFAGLTGVGDLIVTCTSVHSRNWRCGNLLGKGYKLEEVLEKMGMVVEGVRTTKGAYQLSKEYKVSMPITEALYHVLFEGKKVGDAVESLMARVKTHEMEDLVNMFENQTK